The stretch of DNA TCGTAGCCGGTGGCACAGGTATCGCTCCGATTCTCGCCATAGTTCGAGCGTTGAGTCCCACAGAAAGAAAGCAGGCTCGTCTGCTCTACGGTGCAGCGACACCTCGTCACTTGGCGTATCTCGACGAACTACGCATGCTGCTTGGCCACCAGAATGTGATCGTTTCCGTTGACCGGCCAACGGGATCCTGGCGAGAGCGGGTTGGGCCGATCACCCTGGCTTTGCCGGGGATCCTTTCCGAGACCGACCGCGAACATGTCCGGTGCTATCTTGCTGGTCCCCCAGGAATGCTTGCGGCGGCGGAGGAGCAGATCCGTGCAGCTGGTATCGAGGCGAATCGGATCCATGTCGATGCGTTCGCGTGATCCTTGGTTCCCACCGGAACTAGAAGGGCTTCCTTCTCGAGAGGGTCCAGTACCACCACTCGAGGTCCCGATGCCCTGTCTCCAGCGCGAGCAAGGGAGTCCACCGGAGATCTGGAACGAGCTCCTCACCATCCTAGCCGCCCTACCACATTGCACGGTTACACCCTATAACCACCCGCGTTATCCTGCTGGAACCGTCGCCGTCGCAGTCGCCGAGGACGTTGCGAACGGGCAACCTGAGGCTTTCATCGACGGCACGATTTTCGCGCTGCTTCGGCCAGATGGCAGTCTGGAACTCCGACTGAAGCCTGAGTGGGGGGAGGTGGTCCTGCAGAACGGCTGGGGAACGATCCATCCGTTGGCCCGTTACCTTTCCGGTATCGTGCCACCGCAGAGTCTCATCATCTATGCTCCGCGCACGCACGCGGAACTCGACGTCGTCCGTCGCATCGTGCAGGCGGCACTCTGGTATGCCCGGGGTGAACTGCACGGCGTACCGCTTCCGGATAGCCGGTGGTAGGGGGAGAGATGAACGAGCCACACGAGCCGGCAACCGGCCACCCGCACTTCGTACGGGTCGAGCTTCGGCTACCGAATGCCGCCGTGGAGTTAACGGTTCCGCGCGATGAGTACCTTCTGTACTCGATCACCGCGCAACTCCCCGACTATCACTGGCCGCGAGCCTGTGAACAGGGTTGGTGCCTCGCGTGTGCTGCAAGACTGCTGTCAGGACGCGTCGATCATTCCGACGCTGTCCTTTACTACCCCGAGGACGAGCAGGCCGGCTTCATCTTGCTTTGTGCGGCCAAGCCTCTGACGGACTTGGTCATCGAGCATCATCCACGACTCACCCGGCGAGCAATGGCGCAGCATCGGCTCGACCATAACCTCGTCGTGCGCCGATTCCCGGCGCCTCACCGCCGCCGGGGGCCCGCAGGGCGGTTCGCGGCGGTAACCAGTACAGCCGGCACATCGTCAGGAGACGGAAGTCACGAAGAGGTTTCGGGTTCATCGAAAGGGTGAGGAGGTTAACATGGCTGGACGGCTCGATGGTAAGGTGGCGATCGTCACTGGCGCCGGTTCGGGTATCGGCAAAGCGATCGCGGAACGGTTCCACCGCGAGGGAGCAGCAGTTGTCGTGGTCGACCTGAAGGCTGACCGGGCTGAGGCGGTGGCAAGCGAGCTCGGAGACCGGGCAGTCCCGATCGCAGCCGACGTCACGCGGCCCGAGGACAACCAGCGAGCGGTGGCCACCGCAGTACAGCGTTTCGGAAAACTGGACATCTTCATGGGCAATGCTGGCGTGTTCGACGGTTTTCTCTCTCTTCCTCAGTATCAGACGCCGGACCAGCTCGTCGAGATGTTCGACCGCCTCTTCGCAGTGAACGTGAAGGGTTACTTGTTGGGTGCCTACGCAGCTGTACCGGAACTGCTCAAAACGCAGGGAACACTTCTCTTCACCGCCTCGACCGCAGGCTTCTACACCAATCAAGGCGGCATCATCTACACCATGTCCAAGCACGCAGTCGTCGGGCTCATCCGCGAACTGGCGTACGAACTCGCGCCCAAGATCCGCGTCAACGGCATCGCGCCGGGAGGCACGTTCACCGATTTGCGCAACGCTATTCCCTTGGGAGCAGAGTTCGGTGACCCGGACAAGCGCAGCCTCTTCGATATGCCAGGGTTGGACCAGTTCATCATCCAGTCGACACCGCTGCGTCGTGTCAACCGCCCCGAGGACCATGCCGCAGTCGCTGCCTTCCTGGCCTCGGACGACGCGGCTGGGCTCACGGGAGTGATCGTCCATTGCGACGGTGGTTACGGTATCCGCGGCGCAGCGAGCGCTGCTGGCGGGGACAACCTGTGAGCAGGGGGGACCAAGATGGTAGAGCGATTCACGATCGCCATCCCACAGTCAGAGATCGACGACTTGCGGCGACGCCTGACGCTGGCTCGCTGGCCGGGTGACCTGGCCAACGACACATGGCACTACGGCACCAATGAAGCGTATCTTCGTTCGCTGATCGCCGACTGGATCGGCAGTTACGACTGGCGGCAGCACGAGCGTGAGATGAATGACTACCCCCACTTTCGCGTGGAGATCGACGGTCAGCCGATTCACTATTTGCGAACAGGGAAGGCTGGGGGTCTGACTCTCTTGCTCCTGGGGGGATGGCCGTGGACCTTTTGGGACTTTCGTGACGTCCTGCCGCAGCTCGCGACCGACTTCGATCTCGTCGTTGCCGAGCTGCCCGGCTACGGCTTCTCCAGTCCGTTGCGAAAGGCGAAACTCGGTTTCGTCGCCGCGGCGGACATGATGCACCGTCTCATGACGGATGTCCTGGGTTGTTCCCGCTACGGTGTCTACGGCGCGGACTGGGGCGCTCTGGTCGCCGAGCAGCTGGCGCACAAGTATCCGGACGCGGTCATCGGTCTCCACACCTCGATGCCCTTCCCGCTCGATTTCGCGCCGATCCCGCAAGATCTCTGGACACCTGAGGAGCAGCCATACGCGCAGCTCACCGCGCTCTGGTGGCAGTACGGCACTGCCTACTTCCAGATGCACGCCACGAAGCCACAAACGGTAGCGTATCTCACCGACTCCCCGGTCGCCATGGCGGCGTGGATCGTGGAAAAGCTGCACGGATGGAGCGACCATAACGGCAACGTCGAGGATGCCTATCCGCGCGATCGAATTTTGACGACCCTCTCCATTTACTGGTTCACGAATACGCTCGGGTCGTCAGCTCGCTTCTACGCGGAGTCGCTCCAGAATCCGTGGCAGCCAAGCCGGGAAGGGATGCCGATCATCACGGTGCCGACGGGTGTCGCGGCCTTCCCGAAAGAAGTTGCACAAGTCCCTCGTCGTTGGGTTGAGCAGTATTTCAATCTCCGGCGTTATCAGCGTCTGAACCGTGGTGGGCACTTCCCGGCGGTTGAAAACCCGAGCGGCCTGGCGAGCGAGATTCGAGCGTTCTTCACGTCGGTGAGCAGCTGAAAGGAGTCTCCTACTATGGACCACGAGGCAGCACTGGCACTGGCACGTCAAGTCGGTGAGATCGCCGCCGCTCATGCTGCAGAAGGGGAAGCGAACGGCAGCTTACACCCGGATGTCGTCAACGCCATGGTCGAGACGGGGCTTATCAAGCTCCTGCGGCCGAAACTCTTTGGAGGCTATGAGCTGCAGCCCTGGACATACGTGGAGGTGGTTCGGGAACTCGGGCGCTACGATCCCGCTGCGGCCTGGGTGTACAGCATCTTTGAGATTCACGAGTGGTGGCTGGCCTACGCGAATCCAGCGCTGCAAGAAGAGATCTGGGGCGTGGAGCGGCCAGGGCTGATCGTCGACGCGATCGCACCGGTTGGGCGGGCCGAGCGCGTCGATGGCGGCTGGAAGGTAGCCGGCCGGTGGAAGTTCCTGAGCGGAATCGACTGGGCCGAGTGGGTGGCAGTGGACGCGCTCGCCCAGTTCCGCCCCGAGGGACCACCCGAGCCAGCGCTCTTCGTGCTCAAGAAGGACCAGGTCCGCGTGGAGCGTGATTGGAACGTCGTCGGCATGCGCGGAACCGCAAGCAATTCAGTCACCGTGGAGGACGCGGTGGTTCCGGAACACCGCGTCCTTCCCCTCATGCCGGTGGCCAAAGGGGGAATTCCCTTCAATCCGAAGCTCCAGGATCGCCCGCTGTACCGAACACAGTTCGTCCCGATGCTCGCCACCGCGATCTATGCTCCGGCATTGGGTGGGACTCAACGCGCCATCGAGCTGTATCGCGACTGGGTCGAGCAACGGATTCGACCCTATGCGCTGGGAGCACGGGAGAAAGAAGCACCGGCAGCACCGCTGACGCTGGCCGAAGCGAGCGTGCTCTTTGATGCCGTCCAAGCGCTCAGTTACCACTACTGTCGGGAGCTGCAACGCCGAGGAGAGGCACGGCAGAGTCAGGACGACCCCGTCTTCCGCGCACGTTGCTTCGCGCAGCGGGCATGGATGAGCCGAACGTGCGCGACCATCGTGGAACGTCTGTTCCTGGCCAGCGGTGGCAGCGCGCTCTATGCCGACCACCCGCTGCAAAAGATCTGGCGCGACATTCACGCTGCAGCGCAACACGTTGCGGTGATCTACGAAGATGGCTTGGCCAGCCTCGGCCAGGTCCTGCTCGGCGGGCCAGGGCATCCACTGCTCTGATGGGGGGCTACCATGACGCAACCACTCACCGGCACAGAGTACCTCGAGAGCCTGCGCGATGGCCGCGAGGTCTGGATCTATGGCGAGCGTGTACGTGATGTCACGACTCACCCGGCTTTCCGCAACGCGGCGCGCATGCTCGCACGACTTTACGATGCCCTCCACGATTCCGCCCGGCAGGAAGACCTGCTTGCCCCGCTCGATGGTGAAGGGGGACGAACGCACGCTTTCTTCCGCGTGTTTCATGAGCCGGCTGATCTCGAGCGAGCGCTAGAGGCCGTAGCCGCGTGGCAGCGACTGACCTGGGGCTGGATGGGACGGACACCGGACTACAAGGCCAGTCTCGCTGCTACACTCGGCGCCTGGCCGGAGTACTTCGAGCCCTACGCGGAGAATGCACGCCGCTGGTATCGAGCTATCGCGCAGCGCGTCCTCTTCCTGAATCACGCTATCGTCAATCCGCCAGTCGATCGTCACCGGCCAGTCCATGAAGCAGCAGACGTCGTGCTGCACGTTGTCGAGGAAACCGAGCGCGGCATCGTGGTCAGTGGAGCCAAGGTCGTTGCCACTGGCTCGGCACTCACCCACTACAACTTCATCGCACATTATGGCCCCATGCCGGTCCAGGACGAGCGCTTCGCGTTCGCCGCGCTCGTGCCGATGAATGTGCCAGGACTCAAGCTGATCTGCCGTCCCTCCTACGAAATGACCGCAGCTGTGATGGGGAGCCCCTTTGACTATCCACTCTCGAGTCGATTCGATGAGAACGACGCCATCCTCGTCTTCGATCGTGTCGAGATTCCATGGGAAAACGTGTTTATCTATAGAGACCTCCAAAAGGCGAACACCTTCGTGCCAGCCACCGGCTTCCTCAACCGGGCACTCTTCCACGGCTGCGTGCGCTTAGCGGTCAAGCTGGACTTCCTGGTGGGGGCATTCCTCGAAGCGACCCACGTCGTCGGCACCGACGCCTTCCGGGGAGTCCAAGTCAATCTTGGTGAAGTGATCGCCTGGCGGCATCTCTTCTGGTCGCTCGCCTGGGCGATGGTCAAGCGACCTGATCCGGGGCCGAATGGAACGCTCCTTCCTAACCTCGAAGCCGGGCAGGCGTATCGCGTGCTGATGACGGTCGCTTATCCACGGATCCGCGACTTGATCGAGCGTACTCTGGCGAGTGCCCTCATTTACGCCAACTCGAATGCGGTCGACTTCCTCGTTCCCGAGTTGCGTCCTTACCTCGACCGGTACCTCCGTGGGTCACATGGAACCGATGCGATCGGCAAGATGAAAATCATGAAGCTGCTCTGGGACGCGATCGGGAGCGAGTTCGGTAGCCGGCACGAGCTCTACGAGCGGAACTTCGCTGGCAACTATGAGAACGTGCGCCTGGAGACACTGCTTCTCGCACAGTTGAGCGGGCTGACCCAGTCACTGCAAAACTTCGTCCGCGCATGCATGGATGAATACGACATCACTGGGTGGAAGGCAGCCGACCTGATCGACCCGACCGATGTTAACGTCCCGCGCCAGCACCTCCAGCAACGAGCAGCGGAATCGGTGTAGGGGGACCGCATGACCACACGAGTCACGATCTGGGGTGAGTTGATCGGACTACCGATCCGACAGTACTACGTCCAGGCCGGCGGCATCCGGACCCGCGTCCTGGAAGGCGGTGACGGCCCAGCACTCGTCTTTATCCATGGGACAGGCGGGCACCTAGAGGCATATGCACGAAACTTCGCTGGCCTGACACCGTACTTCCGGATGATCACCTATGATATGGTGGGACACGGTTACTCCGAGAAACCGGATCGCCCGTACACTCCCGATTACCTCGCGGAGCACCTGATCGGGCTGCTCGATGCGCTGGGAATCGAGCGTGCTCATCTCTCCGGTGAATCCTTGGGAGGGTGGGTGGCAGCGTGGGCAGCAGCCCATTTTCCCGAGCGGGTGGATCGGCTGATCCTCAACACGCCGGGGAACATTACGAATAAGCCGGACGTGATGCAGCGCGTGAAGGAGTCGAGCCTGAAAGCGGTCCGCGAGGCTTCATACGAAACAGTACGCGCTCGCTTGGAATGGTTGTTCTACGACAAGAGCCAGGTCACCGACGAACTCGTGGCTATTCGCTTCCGGATCTATACCCAGCCGGGGTTCGAGCGGGCAATGGAAAACATCGTCGCGGTGCAAGATTGGGAGATTCGCAAGCAGTATGCGTGGAGTCCATCCTGGTGCAACAAGATCCGCGCCCGCACCCTGTTGCTCTGGACCGATCATGATCCCACGGGGGGACTGGACGAGGCAGAACTCCTCCTCCAGTGGATTCCGGGAAGTCGGCTCCACGTCATTCGCGACGCCGGCCACTGGCCACAGTGGGAAAAGCCGGAGGAATTCAACGAGGTGCACCGGTCGTTCCTCCTCGGAGAGTGAGACAGCGTAAGAGCCGAACGATACGGAGGATTACCCATGGGAGCACGGACGGGCAAGGAATACCTGGAGCGGCTTTCCCGACACAGTCCAGAGGTCTGGATCGGGGGCGAGCGTATCACCGACGTGACGAAGCATCCGGCCACCGCACCTGCGGCGCGCGAACTCGCGCGGCTCTATGACCTGCAGCACCGCGATGATGTGCGGGACTTCATGCTGTTCCCCTCTCCGACAACTGGAGAGCCGGTTTCGACGCAATTCCTCCTTCCCCGGACACACGAAGATCTCCTCAAGCGGCGGAAGATGCACAAGCTGTGGGCTGACGCAACCTTCGGGCTGATGGGTCGGACAACCGACTTCATCGGCGCGATGCTTACTGCCTGGTGCGCGAGTGCTCGCTTCTTCGGTGAAAGCGCGGACCGGGTACGGGCATACTTCGCGTATGTGCGGGACAACGACCTCTTCCTGACACACGCACTCGCCGACCCACCGGTCGACCGCAGCAAACCGCCGCATGCGCAACCGGATCCCTTCACGTACTTGGGTGTCGTCCGGGAAACGGAGGACGGTTTGATCGTCCGAGGCGCCAAGATGCTGGCGACTGCGGGTCCGTATGCAGACGAGATTCTGGTATGGCCGTTCTCACTGCGCCGGTACACCCCGGAAGACGCCCGCTACGCGATCGCTTTTGCGATCCCGACTGACAGCCCGGGGCTTCGCTTCATCTGCCGTGAGCCGTATGGGGGCACGGATATTTTCGATCATCCTCTCGGATCACGCTTCGACGAGATGGACGCAGTCGCTGTTTTCGATGATGTGCTGGTACCGTGGGAACGCGTCTTCATCAACCAAGACTGGGAGCGGGTGAATCGCATCTGGGAGATCAATTCCAATGCGTTCACTGGTCATCAGACCAGTATCCGGCTCCTTTCCAAGCTCCAGTTCATTGCGGGGCTCGCGTACCGAGGTACCCAGATGGTGCAGACCGATCAGTTCCCCCACGTACGGGATGCGATCGGCGAGATCACCACGTACATCGAGCTGACGAAGGCTGCCATCATCGCGAGTGAGACCGAGGCGCAGCCCAACGAGGACGGAATTCTCTTCCCGAACGTTCGCCCGCTCTTCGCTATCCGCAACTCCGGGAACCGGTGGTACCCACGTGTCCGCGAACTCTTGCAGCTGATCTTCGCGGGGAGCTTGCTGTACACGCCAGCCCGGGCTGACGCGTTCGCTTCACCGATTCGGGAGGATATCGACAAGTACATGCGGGCGGCAGAAGCATCTGCTGAGGAACGGGCCAAGTTGTTCAAGGTCGCGTACGATCTTGCCGTTTCCAGCTTCGGAGGACGTCACGAACTGTACGAGCGGTTCTACGCGGGAGATCCGATGTTCCTCCGGATCAATACACAGTATCTCCTGTACGACTTCTCGGAACCGCTGAAGCTGCTCGATGATTTGCTGTCATCGTACTCGTTGCAAGACGCACTCAACCAGCTGCGTGGGGGAGTTGCATGAGACGCTTGAATGGCCGCACTGCGCTCGTTACCGCTGCGACGCGAGGTATCGGACTGGCGGTCGCGAAGCGCTTCGTCGACGAAGGAGCGACAGTGTATCTACTGGCCCGTGACGCAGAACGCGCTCAGCAGGCGGTCAGCAGCATCGGGGCAGCAGGGTTCGTGCTCGCGGACCTCGAGCAGCCTGCTGCGGTCGAAGCAGCAGTGGACGAAGTACTGGCACGCGTCGGCCGAGTCGATATCCTCTTCCACAACACGGGTGGTCCCCGGCCTGGGCGATTTCTCGATCTCACTGTCTCCGACTGGGAGAGAGCGGTTAGCCATATTTTGTACAGCGCCATCATCCTCACCCGAGGCGTTTTGCCAGGGATGCTGGCCAACCGCTGGGGGAGACTGATCTATTCGACATCGTCCGGCGTCATCACGCCTCTTCCGCTGCTCCACCTCTCGAACGTCGTACGCAGTGCGGTCGCTGCGCTTGCCGGCTCGCTGGCACCAGAGGTCGGTCCGTACGGGGTAACGACGCATGTGCTGGCTCCGGGGCATATCGTCACGGAACGCCAGCAGGAGATGCAGCGGTACCGTGCCGAGCGAGAGGGCATGCCTCTCGACGAATACCGAAAGCGTGAGCAGGGAGCGATCGCCGTTGCCCGCTTCGGTCGCCCCGAGGAGGTAGCCGCCTTAGCTGCCTTCCTCGCGTCTGACGAGGCTGGTTATTTGACCGGACAGATTCATGCCATCGACGGCGGGTTCAGCCGGATGGTGCCAGTCTACTCGGAGATCTACACGCGAGAGATCGTAGGAGTACAGCAATGGGTGACGAGCGACTCGCTGGTTACCTCGAGCGACTCCGGCGCATGAAGTCGTTCGATCCGGATCGAGAGCTTCCCGAGCACCTAGTCCTGTCAGAGGATGATGCGATCTGGCTCGATCCGGCGGTCACGGGGAATCCCTCGCGTATCGGCGCGTTGCCTCGCTTACCAACCAATACTCTGGACATCTTCCTCCAGGAGATTCCGCCCGGGGCAGCGACGGACTTGCAACGCCACCCGCATGAGACCATCCATATCGTGCTCAGCGGTGCTGGTTATTCCGAGATCGGTGAACGAGTGGTC from Thermomicrobium roseum DSM 5159 encodes:
- a CDS encoding cupin domain-containing protein; its protein translation is MGDERLAGYLERLRRMKSFDPDRELPEHLVLSEDDAIWLDPAVTGNPSRIGALPRLPTNTLDIFLQEIPPGAATDLQRHPHETIHIVLSGAGYSEIGERVVEWRTGCFIYTPPWAWHRHYNTSDETARMIGVENSKLLEHLGVARRESLGSISYRDRLQAGESKTH
- a CDS encoding glucose 1-dehydrogenase, with the protein product MAGRLDGKVAIVTGAGSGIGKAIAERFHREGAAVVVVDLKADRAEAVASELGDRAVPIAADVTRPEDNQRAVATAVQRFGKLDIFMGNAGVFDGFLSLPQYQTPDQLVEMFDRLFAVNVKGYLLGAYAAVPELLKTQGTLLFTASTAGFYTNQGGIIYTMSKHAVVGLIRELAYELAPKIRVNGIAPGGTFTDLRNAIPLGAEFGDPDKRSLFDMPGLDQFIIQSTPLRRVNRPEDHAAVAAFLASDDAAGLTGVIVHCDGGYGIRGAASAAGGDNL
- a CDS encoding 4-hydroxyphenylacetate 3-hydroxylase family protein, encoding MTQPLTGTEYLESLRDGREVWIYGERVRDVTTHPAFRNAARMLARLYDALHDSARQEDLLAPLDGEGGRTHAFFRVFHEPADLERALEAVAAWQRLTWGWMGRTPDYKASLAATLGAWPEYFEPYAENARRWYRAIAQRVLFLNHAIVNPPVDRHRPVHEAADVVLHVVEETERGIVVSGAKVVATGSALTHYNFIAHYGPMPVQDERFAFAALVPMNVPGLKLICRPSYEMTAAVMGSPFDYPLSSRFDENDAILVFDRVEIPWENVFIYRDLQKANTFVPATGFLNRALFHGCVRLAVKLDFLVGAFLEATHVVGTDAFRGVQVNLGEVIAWRHLFWSLAWAMVKRPDPGPNGTLLPNLEAGQAYRVLMTVAYPRIRDLIERTLASALIYANSNAVDFLVPELRPYLDRYLRGSHGTDAIGKMKIMKLLWDAIGSEFGSRHELYERNFAGNYENVRLETLLLAQLSGLTQSLQNFVRACMDEYDITGWKAADLIDPTDVNVPRQHLQQRAAESV
- a CDS encoding SDR family oxidoreductase, with the translated sequence MRRLNGRTALVTAATRGIGLAVAKRFVDEGATVYLLARDAERAQQAVSSIGAAGFVLADLEQPAAVEAAVDEVLARVGRVDILFHNTGGPRPGRFLDLTVSDWERAVSHILYSAIILTRGVLPGMLANRWGRLIYSTSSGVITPLPLLHLSNVVRSAVAALAGSLAPEVGPYGVTTHVLAPGHIVTERQQEMQRYRAEREGMPLDEYRKREQGAIAVARFGRPEEVAALAAFLASDEAGYLTGQIHAIDGGFSRMVPVYSEIYTREIVGVQQWVTSDSLVTSSDSGA
- a CDS encoding epoxide hydrolase family protein, which gives rise to MVERFTIAIPQSEIDDLRRRLTLARWPGDLANDTWHYGTNEAYLRSLIADWIGSYDWRQHEREMNDYPHFRVEIDGQPIHYLRTGKAGGLTLLLLGGWPWTFWDFRDVLPQLATDFDLVVAELPGYGFSSPLRKAKLGFVAAADMMHRLMTDVLGCSRYGVYGADWGALVAEQLAHKYPDAVIGLHTSMPFPLDFAPIPQDLWTPEEQPYAQLTALWWQYGTAYFQMHATKPQTVAYLTDSPVAMAAWIVEKLHGWSDHNGNVEDAYPRDRILTTLSIYWFTNTLGSSARFYAESLQNPWQPSREGMPIITVPTGVAAFPKEVAQVPRRWVEQYFNLRRYQRLNRGGHFPAVENPSGLASEIRAFFTSVSS
- a CDS encoding luciferase family protein — translated: MPCLQREQGSPPEIWNELLTILAALPHCTVTPYNHPRYPAGTVAVAVAEDVANGQPEAFIDGTIFALLRPDGSLELRLKPEWGEVVLQNGWGTIHPLARYLSGIVPPQSLIIYAPRTHAELDVVRRIVQAALWYARGELHGVPLPDSRW
- a CDS encoding alpha/beta fold hydrolase, whose amino-acid sequence is MTTRVTIWGELIGLPIRQYYVQAGGIRTRVLEGGDGPALVFIHGTGGHLEAYARNFAGLTPYFRMITYDMVGHGYSEKPDRPYTPDYLAEHLIGLLDALGIERAHLSGESLGGWVAAWAAAHFPERVDRLILNTPGNITNKPDVMQRVKESSLKAVREASYETVRARLEWLFYDKSQVTDELVAIRFRIYTQPGFERAMENIVAVQDWEIRKQYAWSPSWCNKIRARTLLLWTDHDPTGGLDEAELLLQWIPGSRLHVIRDAGHWPQWEKPEEFNEVHRSFLLGE
- a CDS encoding 2Fe-2S iron-sulfur cluster binding domain-containing protein, with translation MNEPHEPATGHPHFVRVELRLPNAAVELTVPRDEYLLYSITAQLPDYHWPRACEQGWCLACAARLLSGRVDHSDAVLYYPEDEQAGFILLCAAKPLTDLVIEHHPRLTRRAMAQHRLDHNLVVRRFPAPHRRRGPAGRFAAVTSTAGTSSGDGSHEEVSGSSKG
- a CDS encoding 4-hydroxyphenylacetate 3-hydroxylase family protein encodes the protein MGARTGKEYLERLSRHSPEVWIGGERITDVTKHPATAPAARELARLYDLQHRDDVRDFMLFPSPTTGEPVSTQFLLPRTHEDLLKRRKMHKLWADATFGLMGRTTDFIGAMLTAWCASARFFGESADRVRAYFAYVRDNDLFLTHALADPPVDRSKPPHAQPDPFTYLGVVRETEDGLIVRGAKMLATAGPYADEILVWPFSLRRYTPEDARYAIAFAIPTDSPGLRFICREPYGGTDIFDHPLGSRFDEMDAVAVFDDVLVPWERVFINQDWERVNRIWEINSNAFTGHQTSIRLLSKLQFIAGLAYRGTQMVQTDQFPHVRDAIGEITTYIELTKAAIIASETEAQPNEDGILFPNVRPLFAIRNSGNRWYPRVRELLQLIFAGSLLYTPARADAFASPIREDIDKYMRAAEASAEERAKLFKVAYDLAVSSFGGRHELYERFYAGDPMFLRINTQYLLYDFSEPLKLLDDLLSSYSLQDALNQLRGGVA
- a CDS encoding acyl-CoA dehydrogenase family protein; translation: MDHEAALALARQVGEIAAAHAAEGEANGSLHPDVVNAMVETGLIKLLRPKLFGGYELQPWTYVEVVRELGRYDPAAAWVYSIFEIHEWWLAYANPALQEEIWGVERPGLIVDAIAPVGRAERVDGGWKVAGRWKFLSGIDWAEWVAVDALAQFRPEGPPEPALFVLKKDQVRVERDWNVVGMRGTASNSVTVEDAVVPEHRVLPLMPVAKGGIPFNPKLQDRPLYRTQFVPMLATAIYAPALGGTQRAIELYRDWVEQRIRPYALGAREKEAPAAPLTLAEASVLFDAVQALSYHYCRELQRRGEARQSQDDPVFRARCFAQRAWMSRTCATIVERLFLASGGSALYADHPLQKIWRDIHAAAQHVAVIYEDGLASLGQVLLGGPGHPLL